A single region of the Kwoniella botswanensis chromosome 1, complete sequence genome encodes:
- a CDS encoding acetoacetate-CoA ligase: protein MSLPPLSLNPDTQSDLLWTPSDPSQTQTSHFREHINSVYSLSLQTYQDLYEWSISHRGDFWSSLWDFENVVGFKGKHVVDEGASPEDNPSWFEESASNWAENQLRHSHSHPNDIAIIQLSESASTYTPPEKKITQIELYNLVGRTQRSLIREGIQKGDRIGYWGGNVLEAVILVLASSSVGAIFSSAASDFGVDGVKERLDQIKPKLLFVTNGVVYNGVIRPLLPLLPKLLKSLKSPPEKVVVIEHLPEELVGIPNDMERWNQWLDPNEGETTFERLGFNDPIWILFSSGTTGKPKAIVHRQGGMLLDSLREHHLAGDIGRGDVFFYYTTPGWMMFQYLVSSISTGATIILYEGSPLKDPSSLFEMIDQYGITIFGTSAKWLEVISKTYPDVKDHHELSTLRQILSTGSPLPGGLFDWIYEKVKKDVLVGSITGGTDICSVFAGRNTSLPVYRGEIQSRMLGFALDTDGPPNQPGELICRQAFPIEPLGFWPLNGYGFPEDEVQLAKKRFKESYFKGEEGIWYHGDYVRITPSRSSNSGGILMLGRSDGVLNPGGIRFGPTDIYSVLEGSEYSQLGVEETLVVGLMVEGGADEKVVLFVKMKGDRTLDDTLIKKIKTDIRLARSARHVPSKIIQVSDIPVTLTNKRVEVPIRKLINGASINSINPATLRNPDCLEEYVKLGEKMRKEEGMDG, encoded by the exons ATGTCATTACCACCCCTCTCCCTCAACCCAGATACCCAGTCCGACCTCCTCTGGACCCCCTCCGACCCTTCCCAGACCCAAACCTCCCACTTTAGGGAACACATCAACTCGGTCTACTCCCTCTCTCTACAAACGTACCAAGACCTATACGAATGGTCCATCTCCCACCGAGGGGATTTCTGGTCATCCCTGTGGGACTTTGAGAACGTAGTAGGATTTAAAGGTAAACACGTAGTAGATGAAGGTGCATCACCTGAAGATAATCCATCATGGTTCGAGGAAAGTGCGTCCAATTGGGCTGAAAATCAATTAcgccattcccattcccatccaaATGATATAGCCATTATCCAGCTATCCGAATCAGCTTCCACTTATACTCCACCTGAGAAGAAGATTACTCAAATAGAGCTGTATAATCTTGTGGGTAGAACACAGCGATCGTTGATTAGAGAGGGAATTCAGAAAGGCGATAGGATAGGATATTGGGGTGGGAACGTACTGGAAGCTGTCATATTGGTATTGGCAAGTTCAAGTGTAGGAGCGATATTTTCAAGTGCCGCTTCTGATTTCGGAGTGGACGGAGTGAAAGAAAGGTTAGATCAGATAAAGCCCAAGTTACTATTCGTTACGAATGGAGTGGTTTACAATGGAGTGATAAGACCCTTGTTACCGCTCTTACCGAAACTCTTGAAGTCACTCAAATCACCACCTGAGAAAGTCGTGGTGATTGAGCATCTACCTGAAGAACTGGTTGGGATACCGAATGATATGGAAAGATGGAATCAATGGCTGGATCCGAATGAGGGGGAGACAACGTTTGAAAGATTAGGGTTTAATGATCCGATTTGGATATTGTTCAGTTCTGGAACTACAGGAAAACCCAAAGCTATCGTT CATCGTCAAGGTGGTATGTTATTGGATTCGTTAAGAGAACATCATCTGGCGGGTGATATAGGTAGAGGAGATGTTTTCTTTTATTATACTACACC CGGCTGGATGATGTTTCAATACCTCGTTTCTTCCATTTCAACAGGAGCGACTATAATCCTTTATGAGGGATCACCTCTCAAAGACCCTTCGTCCTTGTTTGAAATGATTGATCAATATGGGATAACGATATTTGGAACGTCGGCAAAATGGTTAGAAGTCATATCAAAGACTTATCCTGATGTCAAAGATCACCATGAGTTATCTACCTTGAGACAAATATTGAGTACTGGTAGTCCTTTACCTGGCGGGTTGTTTGATTGGATTTATGAGAAAGTTAAGAAAGATGTACTGGTTGGTAGTATAACAG GAGGAACCGATATTTGTTCGGTGTTTGCTGGTAGGAATACTTCGTTACCTGTTTATAGAGGGGAAATACAATCTAGGATGTTAGGATT CGCTCTTGACACGGATGGACCGCCCAATCAACCTGGCGAGTTGATCTGCAGACAAGCATTTCCCATTGAGCCCTTAGGATTCTGGCCTTTGAACGGCTATGGCTTCccggaagatgaagttcaaTTGGCGAAGAAACGGTTCAAAGAGAGTTATTTCAAGGGCGAGGAAGGCATATGGT ATCACGGTGATTA CGTACGAATCACCCCATCGCGGTCGTCCAACTCTGGCGGTATTCTGATGCTAGGCCGATCAGATGGAGTGTTAAATCCCGGTGGAATCCGATTCGGTCCAACGGATATTTACTCTGTCCTCGAAGGGTCGGAGTATTCTCAGTTGGGGGTGGAAGAGACGCTGGTGGTGGGTCTGATGGTCGAAGGAGGTGCTGATGAGAAAGTCGTACTGTTTGTGAAA ATGAAAGGCGATAGAACACTAGATGATACATTGATAAAGAAGATTAAGACGGATATTAGATTAGCTAGAAGTGCAAGACATGTTCcatccaag ATTATCCAAGTTTCTGATATACCCGTGACATTGACCAACAAGcgagttgaag TACCGATAAGGAAACTTATCAACGGAGCTTCGATCAACAGTATCAACCCTGCTACGCTTAGGAACCCAGATTGTTTAGAGGAGTATGTAAAATTGGGAGAaaagatgaggaaagaggaaggtatggatggatga